In Oryzihumus leptocrescens, the following are encoded in one genomic region:
- a CDS encoding alkaline phosphatase family protein, whose protein sequence is MSTTPRTTKRVLALLLAAAVVLLGAGLARPDASRAATATPTSTSAYVPPVKHVFVINIENKGYDTTWGAGSAAPYLAQTLRSQGVLLNTYYGTAHNSQPNYVAQISGQGPNAQMQGDCQVYSQFAQTGTAAPGQAVGNGCVFPASVPNLTDQLKSKGLAWRGYMEDMGTPCRHPALNATDDTQKARVGDQYAARHNPFMYFSSITGAADCGQHVVDLNQLSTDLASTSTTPNLSYITPNLCHDGHDSPCVDGQPGGLTSVNSWLQTWVPKILNSPAYKNDGMLVITADESDGPQSDATACCGEGPGPNAALPGITGLGGGRIGALVLSRYVKANTWSTTSYNHYSLLASIEDVFKLPYLGYAGSSGLNRFGLDVYNSGWNK, encoded by the coding sequence ATGAGCACCACACCTCGTACGACCAAGCGAGTCCTTGCCCTCCTGCTCGCCGCCGCGGTGGTGCTGCTCGGCGCCGGTCTGGCCCGCCCGGACGCCAGCCGCGCCGCGACCGCGACCCCGACGTCGACCTCGGCGTACGTGCCGCCGGTCAAGCATGTGTTCGTCATCAACATCGAGAACAAGGGCTACGACACCACCTGGGGCGCCGGCTCGGCCGCCCCCTACCTGGCCCAGACCTTGCGCTCCCAGGGCGTGCTGCTGAACACCTACTACGGAACCGCGCACAACTCCCAGCCCAACTACGTCGCGCAGATCTCCGGGCAGGGTCCCAACGCCCAGATGCAGGGCGACTGCCAGGTCTACTCGCAGTTCGCGCAGACCGGGACCGCGGCTCCTGGGCAGGCGGTCGGCAACGGGTGCGTCTTCCCGGCGTCGGTGCCCAACCTGACCGACCAGCTGAAGTCCAAGGGGCTGGCCTGGAGGGGCTACATGGAGGACATGGGTACGCCCTGCCGCCACCCGGCGCTGAATGCCACCGACGACACCCAGAAGGCCCGGGTCGGGGACCAGTACGCGGCGCGGCACAACCCGTTCATGTACTTCTCCTCCATCACTGGCGCTGCCGACTGCGGCCAGCACGTGGTCGACCTGAACCAGCTGTCCACCGACCTCGCGTCGACCAGCACCACGCCGAACCTGTCGTACATCACCCCCAACCTGTGCCACGACGGGCACGACTCGCCGTGCGTGGACGGCCAGCCCGGCGGCCTGACCAGCGTCAACTCCTGGTTGCAGACCTGGGTGCCCAAGATCCTCAACAGCCCGGCCTACAAGAACGACGGGATGCTGGTCATCACCGCCGACGAGTCCGATGGCCCGCAGTCCGATGCCACCGCCTGCTGCGGCGAAGGTCCTGGTCCGAACGCCGCCCTGCCCGGCATCACCGGCCTCGGCGGCGGGCGCATCGGCGCGCTGGTGCTGTCCCGCTACGTCAAGGCCAACACGTGGAGCACCACCAGCTACAACCACTACTCCCTGCTGGCCTCCATCGAGGACGTCTTCAAGCTCCCGTACCTGGGCTACGCCGGTTCCTCGGGTCTCAACCGGTTCGGTCTGGACGTCTACAACAGCGGCTGGAACAAGTAG
- a CDS encoding alkaline phosphatase family protein has product MVGGAAALTGGSFLTRAQTASAATTLPAPGSSGIDHIVVVMMENRSFDHFMGWLPGADGKQAGLSFTDRYGATHSTYHLTQPASCGHQDPDHSYEGGRIQLDGGACDGWLRAGEDDLLPIGYYQQADLGFLGKAAPAWTMCDRYFSAVLAETYPNRFYMHAAQTDRIHNSTATATMPTIWDRLSAAGLSGKYYYSDVPFLALWGSKYLPIAHPFATFLSDAAAGTLPAVSFIDPRFEDEASGSSSDDHPHADIRAGEQFLNQVYAAVTSSPNWSRTLLVVNFDEWGGFYDHVAPATAPDVSSTTALRGFRVPALVVSPRARRGYVAHNTYDHTSVLKAIEWRWGLPALTPRDSAARNIAEVLDFSSAPNLSAPTFVIPPFTATACSPAPASGPEQSEWGDLKTKAAAEGWPLP; this is encoded by the coding sequence GTGGTGGGGGGCGCGGCCGCGCTGACCGGTGGGTCGTTCCTGACCCGGGCGCAAACAGCGTCGGCGGCAACGACGCTGCCCGCGCCGGGCAGCTCGGGCATCGACCACATCGTGGTCGTGATGATGGAGAACCGGTCCTTCGACCACTTCATGGGCTGGCTACCCGGCGCCGACGGCAAGCAGGCCGGCTTGAGCTTCACGGACCGGTACGGCGCCACCCACTCGACCTACCACCTGACCCAACCCGCCAGCTGCGGGCACCAGGACCCGGACCACTCCTACGAGGGCGGCCGGATCCAGCTCGACGGCGGCGCCTGCGACGGCTGGCTGCGCGCGGGCGAGGACGACCTGCTGCCGATCGGCTACTACCAGCAGGCCGACCTGGGCTTCCTGGGCAAGGCGGCCCCGGCGTGGACGATGTGCGACCGGTACTTCTCCGCCGTGCTCGCCGAGACATACCCGAACCGGTTCTACATGCATGCGGCGCAGACCGACCGGATCCACAACTCCACGGCCACGGCGACCATGCCGACCATCTGGGACCGGCTGTCGGCGGCCGGGCTGAGCGGGAAGTACTACTACTCCGACGTGCCGTTCCTGGCGCTGTGGGGCAGCAAGTACCTGCCGATCGCGCACCCGTTCGCGACGTTCCTGTCCGACGCCGCCGCGGGGACCCTTCCGGCGGTGAGCTTCATCGACCCGCGCTTCGAGGATGAGGCTTCGGGGTCATCCTCCGATGACCACCCGCACGCCGACATCCGGGCAGGGGAGCAGTTCCTCAACCAGGTGTATGCAGCGGTCACGTCCAGCCCGAACTGGTCGCGGACGCTGCTGGTGGTCAACTTCGATGAGTGGGGCGGGTTCTATGACCACGTCGCCCCCGCGACCGCACCCGATGTCAGCTCGACTACCGCGCTGCGCGGGTTCCGGGTCCCGGCCCTGGTGGTCTCGCCGCGCGCGCGCCGCGGGTACGTCGCGCACAACACCTACGACCACACGTCGGTGCTGAAAGCGATCGAGTGGCGGTGGGGCCTGCCGGCGTTGACGCCCCGGGACTCCGCGGCGCGCAACATTGCCGAGGTCCTCGACTTCTCCAGCGCCCCCAACCTGAGCGCGCCGACGTTCGTGATACCGCCGTTCACGGCCACCGCCTGCTCGCCCGCCCCGGCGAGCGGGCCGGAGCAGTCCGAGTGGGGCGACCTGAAGACCAAAGCCGCAGCCGAAGGGTGGCCCCTGCCATGA
- a CDS encoding LamG-like jellyroll fold domain-containing protein — translation MDEAPGAGTMVDSSGLGHNGTISTGVTTGTPSDDGTTGYTFTQTGGVVRVPNDSTLNPGTSPLTLSIHLRMAANVPAGDYNVVEKGTATATGGAYKLEINATHTGPKFGFPDCAFNGATGSHAKAFAPASILDGKWHVVTCHLNTTQAWVELDGHSGKTVAWQGDSIANSADLTIGAKPNATHGYVGDADEATLVIG, via the coding sequence ATGGACGAAGCGCCCGGAGCGGGCACGATGGTGGATTCCTCCGGTCTGGGCCACAACGGGACCATCAGCACGGGCGTCACCACGGGGACCCCATCCGATGACGGCACCACCGGCTACACCTTCACCCAGACCGGCGGAGTCGTCCGGGTCCCCAACGACAGCACGCTCAACCCCGGCACCAGCCCACTGACCCTCAGCATCCACCTGCGGATGGCGGCGAACGTCCCGGCCGGGGACTACAACGTCGTGGAGAAGGGCACCGCCACCGCGACCGGCGGCGCCTACAAGCTCGAGATCAACGCCACCCACACCGGACCCAAGTTCGGCTTCCCCGACTGCGCCTTCAACGGGGCCACCGGCAGCCACGCCAAGGCCTTCGCCCCCGCCAGCATCCTCGACGGGAAATGGCACGTGGTCACCTGCCACCTCAACACCACCCAGGCCTGGGTTGAGCTGGACGGTCATTCAGGGAAGACCGTCGCCTGGCAGGGCGACTCCATCGCCAACAGCGCCGACCTGACCATCGGCGCCAAGCCCAACGCCACGCACGGGTATGTCGGGGACGCAGACGAGGCAACCCTCGTCATCGGATGA
- a CDS encoding CehA/McbA family metallohydrolase translates to MDAFTRRLLLRGAAAGAAALGGAAATGTPATARTAARTRPGQRLTLTTTVVGTGSYAQLPFPVPRGVQRIDVAMTKSSSQASLGIGLFDAHGPGYQSAGFRGVYGEERAAFHVSTADASPAFVPGHMPAGTWTVLIPVFKAPVPTTVTVTVDLSFDPQGAPFRPGPEPGVVLDAPGWYRGDLHCHTTASSDAWASGSAMTPAEWATACRAAGLDYVAMTDHNVISQNYFLARDAGADMLLMPGEEMTNWFHGHATVSGLEVGQWLDFRQSPLGAPLPTGGARIREFISVAESMGAYVAAAHPLGAHLSWQFMADAEADPRSRTHGFEVWTGPWQADDEASLAAWDTMLNSGWRTVANGGSDLHGVRNDGGFAVGKPTTVVYSARLAKRDIITALKAGRCFITRDPNGVEVYLTATAPGQETYVGGSVYGAAGDPVTIRVRVRQAGGMRLILVANGSPVDVVPVASDDQAVEVTIPVPPGGGYVRAEVRGIPRRVPDNPAANEGDMEALTNPIFLSDGPVPAEHRAERAPAPDQPGPRRQTA, encoded by the coding sequence GTGGATGCCTTCACCCGACGCCTTCTGCTGCGCGGCGCGGCCGCCGGCGCCGCAGCGCTGGGCGGCGCGGCCGCCACGGGTACCCCGGCGACCGCCCGCACCGCCGCCCGAACCCGGCCGGGACAGCGACTGACCCTGACCACCACGGTGGTCGGGACCGGCTCGTACGCGCAGCTGCCCTTCCCCGTGCCCCGAGGGGTGCAACGCATCGACGTGGCGATGACCAAGAGCAGCAGCCAGGCCTCGCTCGGGATTGGCCTGTTCGACGCCCACGGGCCGGGGTACCAGTCCGCCGGGTTCCGCGGTGTCTACGGCGAGGAACGCGCCGCGTTCCACGTCTCGACCGCCGACGCCTCACCGGCGTTCGTACCCGGACACATGCCCGCCGGCACTTGGACCGTGCTCATCCCGGTGTTCAAGGCGCCGGTACCGACCACGGTCACGGTCACCGTCGACCTGTCCTTCGACCCCCAGGGCGCCCCGTTCCGCCCAGGGCCCGAGCCGGGCGTCGTGCTCGACGCGCCCGGCTGGTACCGCGGCGACCTGCACTGCCACACCACCGCCAGCTCCGACGCGTGGGCCTCCGGGTCCGCGATGACCCCGGCGGAGTGGGCCACCGCCTGCCGCGCCGCCGGCCTGGACTACGTCGCAATGACTGACCACAACGTCATCAGCCAGAACTACTTCCTGGCCCGTGACGCCGGCGCCGACATGTTGCTGATGCCCGGGGAGGAGATGACCAATTGGTTCCACGGCCACGCCACCGTCTCCGGCCTCGAAGTCGGCCAATGGCTGGACTTCCGGCAGAGCCCGCTGGGTGCACCGTTGCCCACCGGTGGGGCCCGGATCCGTGAGTTCATCTCCGTGGCCGAGTCCATGGGCGCCTACGTGGCCGCCGCGCACCCGCTGGGAGCGCACCTGAGCTGGCAGTTCATGGCTGACGCCGAAGCCGACCCGCGCTCGCGCACCCATGGTTTCGAGGTGTGGACCGGGCCCTGGCAGGCCGATGACGAGGCCTCCCTCGCCGCGTGGGACACCATGCTGAACAGCGGCTGGCGCACCGTCGCCAACGGAGGCAGCGACCTGCACGGCGTCCGCAACGACGGCGGTTTCGCCGTGGGCAAACCCACGACGGTCGTGTATTCCGCCCGCCTCGCCAAGCGCGACATCATCACCGCGCTCAAGGCGGGGCGGTGCTTCATCACCCGGGACCCGAACGGCGTCGAGGTCTACCTGACCGCCACCGCGCCCGGGCAGGAAACGTACGTGGGCGGCTCGGTGTACGGCGCAGCCGGCGACCCCGTCACCATCCGGGTCCGGGTGCGCCAAGCGGGCGGCATGCGCCTGATCCTCGTCGCCAACGGATCACCAGTCGATGTCGTGCCCGTGGCCTCCGACGACCAGGCCGTCGAGGTCACCATCCCCGTGCCGCCAGGCGGCGGTTACGTGCGCGCAGAGGTCCGTGGCATACCCCGCCGCGTTCCGGACAACCCTGCCGCAAACGAGGGGGACATGGAGGCCCTGACCAACCCCATCTTCCTCTCCGACGGGCCGGTGCCCGCCGAGCACCGAGCCGAGCGGGCCCCCGCGCCGGACCAGCCCGGGCCACGACGCCAAACCGCGTAG
- a CDS encoding undecaprenyl-diphosphate phosphatase, with translation MLTYLQAAVIGLLQGVTELFPVSSLGHSVLVPAWLGGSWEHLVTESATQTSEQSPYLAFIVALHVATAVALLVFFLNDWVRIIRAFCRSLGPSLRARRLVAADPDERLAWLIVLATIPVGLIGLALEHTFRTLFAKPLAAAIFLTLNGLILLLGEWLRRLAPADEAEEGTAQPVVEAMAAGAHGAAVADPPVEAVRGRRTRRLATLHYGEGVVIGLFQSFALLAGISRSGVSMVGGLARGLSHRDAARFSFLLATPVILAAGVLKLPTLAGPAGHGILGQVVLGSVVAGVAAYASVRWLTRYFETRTLTPFAVYCLIAGIASIIRFA, from the coding sequence GTGCTGACGTACCTTCAGGCCGCAGTCATCGGTCTGCTTCAGGGCGTGACCGAGCTGTTCCCCGTCTCGAGCTTGGGGCACTCGGTCCTGGTGCCGGCGTGGCTCGGCGGTTCCTGGGAGCACCTGGTGACCGAGTCCGCCACGCAGACCAGCGAACAGAGCCCCTACCTGGCCTTCATCGTGGCGCTCCACGTCGCCACCGCCGTTGCCTTGCTGGTCTTCTTCCTGAACGACTGGGTCCGCATCATCCGGGCGTTCTGCCGCAGCCTGGGCCCCTCGTTGCGGGCCCGGCGCCTGGTCGCTGCAGACCCCGACGAGCGCCTGGCCTGGCTCATCGTCCTGGCGACCATCCCGGTCGGCCTCATCGGCCTCGCCCTGGAGCACACGTTCCGGACCCTCTTCGCCAAGCCCCTGGCTGCGGCCATCTTCCTGACCCTCAACGGGCTCATCCTCCTGCTCGGCGAATGGCTGCGCCGCCTCGCCCCGGCCGATGAAGCGGAGGAAGGCACGGCGCAGCCCGTGGTCGAGGCCATGGCCGCCGGGGCCCATGGCGCTGCCGTTGCCGACCCGCCGGTAGAGGCGGTGCGCGGGCGGCGCACCCGCCGCCTGGCGACGCTGCACTACGGCGAGGGCGTGGTGATCGGCCTGTTCCAGTCCTTCGCCCTGCTGGCGGGCATCTCCCGCTCCGGCGTTTCCATGGTCGGTGGGTTGGCGCGGGGGCTGTCGCACCGCGACGCGGCGCGGTTCTCGTTCCTGCTGGCCACCCCGGTCATCCTGGCCGCGGGGGTGCTGAAGCTGCCGACGCTGGCCGGCCCGGCCGGACACGGCATCCTCGGTCAGGTCGTGCTCGGCTCTGTGGTGGCCGGCGTCGCGGCATACGCTTCAGTGCGGTGGCTGACGCGGTACTTCGAGACGCGCACCCTGACCCCGTTCGCGGTGTACTGCCTCATCGCCGGGATCGCCTCGATCATCCGCTTCGCCTGA
- a CDS encoding SemiSWEET family transporter: MSVAMVAGALSTAFAFACAVPQAVRLLRVRRAAGVSVAALANSTLCGIAWMTYGAVIHDPWVVMPALVGLPVTATSLVLAWCRGGSRSQLWLPCAWFATIATAACVAPWAGAVPITAVLGCSIALLITPAAITAWRSHDVSALVASSWMLLITDAVIAGTYGCLAHVTANLLYAAVAVAGSLVILVRLALPAHVYGRLVHRTGRPPVPVVP, translated from the coding sequence ATGAGCGTCGCCATGGTCGCCGGCGCCTTGAGCACCGCGTTCGCCTTCGCCTGCGCCGTCCCCCAAGCAGTCCGGCTGCTTCGCGTGCGACGGGCCGCCGGTGTCAGCGTCGCGGCGCTGGCGAACTCCACCCTCTGCGGGATCGCCTGGATGACCTACGGGGCAGTCATCCACGATCCATGGGTGGTCATGCCAGCCCTGGTGGGCCTGCCGGTGACCGCGACCTCACTCGTGCTCGCCTGGTGCCGGGGAGGCTCGCGGTCCCAGCTGTGGCTGCCGTGCGCCTGGTTCGCGACCATTGCCACGGCAGCGTGTGTCGCCCCGTGGGCCGGCGCGGTCCCTATCACCGCGGTGCTCGGTTGTTCCATCGCCCTGCTGATCACCCCGGCGGCCATCACGGCCTGGCGCAGCCATGACGTGTCGGCGCTGGTGGCAAGCTCGTGGATGCTGCTGATCACCGACGCCGTGATCGCCGGCACCTACGGTTGCCTGGCCCACGTCACGGCCAACCTTCTGTACGCCGCGGTCGCGGTGGCCGGCTCCTTGGTGATCCTGGTGCGGCTTGCCCTGCCAGCCCATGTGTATGGCCGGCTCGTTCACCGCACCGGCAGGCCGCCAGTACCCGTCGTGCCCTGA
- a CDS encoding GNAT family N-acetyltransferase gives MPGAAGSRPEQPSLATRVTGSVPPEPGRVGPGMTVARSGGRRCLEGAVVSPAPREQWSAVLAADPAASVFQSPAWFDAAAAVTGARDASRLYETNDGRRLVLPLLRHRTLPGVALEAGHPHPFGPGGLLAAGGLRPDDVRLVLSDLAGSPAVSTRITALYDVAERWEAGLPPRATATRLPVHVLDLEGGFDRVWGERFHASARKAVRRAERAGLTVDRDTTGRLVPALYDLYLAWTTERAQRTGLPVPVATALARRRQPLPMFEALATAPGLEGRTWLASYQGEPVAALMTFVHGAHGISFRSYGLREHGALHASHLLKRLAIEDACVSGCRWFSLGMSGGAPGLVAFKESLGAMPRWSLECRVERLPLSRLERVRQRAESSAVSAITRLRGRGA, from the coding sequence GTGCCGGGCGCCGCGGGGTCCCGCCCCGAGCAGCCCTCCCTCGCGACGCGCGTCACGGGCTCAGTCCCGCCTGAGCCCGGCCGGGTCGGGCCGGGCATGACGGTGGCCCGTTCTGGTGGGCGCCGCTGCCTTGAGGGCGCGGTGGTCAGCCCCGCGCCGCGAGAGCAGTGGTCCGCGGTGCTGGCAGCCGACCCGGCCGCGTCCGTCTTCCAGAGCCCGGCATGGTTCGACGCGGCGGCGGCCGTCACCGGAGCACGCGACGCCAGCCGCCTCTACGAGACCAACGACGGGCGCCGGCTGGTGCTGCCGCTGCTGCGCCACCGCACGTTGCCCGGCGTCGCCCTCGAGGCCGGTCATCCGCACCCGTTCGGACCCGGTGGGCTGCTCGCCGCCGGGGGGCTGCGACCGGACGACGTGCGGTTGGTGCTGTCCGACCTGGCTGGCTCACCGGCGGTGAGCACCCGCATCACGGCGTTGTACGACGTCGCCGAACGCTGGGAGGCCGGCCTCCCCCCACGGGCCACCGCCACCCGGCTGCCCGTCCATGTGCTCGACCTCGAGGGTGGCTTCGACCGCGTCTGGGGCGAACGGTTCCACGCCTCGGCGCGCAAGGCGGTACGCCGGGCCGAACGCGCCGGCCTCACCGTCGACCGGGACACCACCGGCAGGCTGGTCCCGGCGCTCTACGACCTGTACCTCGCGTGGACCACCGAGCGTGCCCAAAGAACGGGCCTGCCGGTGCCGGTGGCGACCGCCCTGGCCAGGAGGCGGCAGCCGCTGCCCATGTTCGAGGCGCTCGCCACCGCCCCGGGCCTGGAGGGCCGCACGTGGCTGGCCAGCTACCAGGGCGAGCCCGTCGCCGCGCTCATGACCTTCGTCCACGGGGCTCACGGCATCTCGTTCCGCAGCTACGGCCTGCGGGAGCACGGCGCTCTGCATGCCAGCCACCTGCTGAAGCGGCTGGCGATCGAGGACGCCTGCGTGAGCGGGTGCCGCTGGTTCAGCCTGGGGATGTCCGGCGGGGCGCCCGGCCTGGTGGCCTTCAAGGAGTCGCTGGGCGCGATGCCCCGGTGGTCGCTGGAGTGCCGGGTCGAACGGCTACCCCTGTCCCGGCTGGAGCGGGTGCGTCAGCGGGCCGAGTCGTCGGCGGTGTCCGCCATCACGCGCCTGCGCGGCCGCGGCGCCTGA
- a CDS encoding alkaline phosphatase family protein, which produces MLRSAAMPVLALLLGLGAASGAAPAAAAAPQPCGTAATAPAVYDHVVWIVDEDKNYDTVVGSKYAPFINTTLIPGCGLATNFHPETHNSLGDYIAMSSGGLVKGTPPTIFGQLRAHGKTWRAYMQSMPANCYRTNAGNYSKVHNPPVWFTDTKSDCPAWDVPETQLDTDLSNNALPTFAFIAADNAHNMHNNPVASALTNGDTWLNTEISKIVNSSTYAAGRTAIFLTWDEGNGPKSTTVNYQGENCLDPTNAATDASCHVATIVIAPSIFPGTRSGTFYSHYSQLATTEDMLGLPRLGNATSAGSMRADFGF; this is translated from the coding sequence ATGCTGCGTTCAGCCGCCATGCCGGTACTCGCCCTACTGCTCGGCCTCGGCGCAGCCTCAGGCGCCGCCCCCGCCGCGGCGGCCGCGCCGCAGCCCTGCGGGACGGCCGCAACGGCTCCGGCCGTGTACGACCACGTGGTCTGGATCGTCGACGAGGACAAGAACTACGACACCGTAGTCGGGTCCAAGTACGCACCCTTCATCAACACAACACTGATCCCTGGCTGCGGGCTCGCGACGAACTTCCACCCCGAGACGCACAACTCGCTCGGGGACTACATCGCGATGAGCTCGGGCGGTCTGGTCAAGGGCACCCCACCCACGATCTTCGGCCAGCTCCGGGCCCACGGTAAGACCTGGCGGGCCTACATGCAGTCCATGCCGGCGAACTGCTACCGCACCAACGCCGGCAACTACTCCAAGGTGCACAACCCGCCAGTCTGGTTCACCGACACCAAATCCGACTGCCCCGCCTGGGACGTCCCCGAGACCCAGCTCGACACCGACCTCAGCAACAACGCGTTGCCGACCTTCGCCTTCATCGCCGCCGACAACGCGCACAACATGCACAACAACCCCGTCGCCTCCGCCCTGACGAACGGGGACACCTGGCTCAACACCGAGATCTCCAAGATCGTCAACAGCTCGACCTACGCGGCCGGCCGCACCGCCATCTTCCTCACCTGGGACGAGGGCAACGGCCCGAAGAGCACCACGGTGAACTACCAGGGCGAGAACTGCCTTGACCCCACCAACGCCGCCACCGACGCCTCCTGCCACGTCGCCACCATCGTCATCGCGCCGAGCATCTTTCCCGGGACGCGCTCGGGCACCTTCTACTCCCACTACAGCCAGCTGGCCACGACCGAGGACATGCTCGGCCTTCCACGGCTGGGCAACGCGACCTCAGCCGGCAGCATGCGCGCCGACTTCGGGTTCTGA